CTTGATGATGGGCAAGACACCATGCAGCCATAATGGAGCCACCTCTAGAAACAATGCCAGTCATTCGCTCAGCAGTTAACGGAATATAGCGAAGTAAGACTCCGGCATGAATGGTGAAATAATCAACCCCTTGTTCTGCTTGCTCGATGAGTGTGTCCCGGTAAACTTCCCATGTTAAATCCTCCGCTTTGCCATTTACTTTCTCCAGAGCTTGATAGATCGGTACCGTACCAATAGGAACAGGAGAATTACGAATAATCCACTCGCGCGTGGTGTGAATATTTTTACCAGTGGACAGATCCATAATATTGTCTGCACCCCAGCGTGTCGCCCATCGCATCTTCTCCACTTCTTCCTCTATGGATGAGGATACAGCGGAGTTTCCAATATTGGCATTGATCTTTACTAAGAAGTTTCGTCCAATAATCATAGGTTCACTCTCTGGGTGATTGATGTTCGATGGGATGATGGCGCGGCCACGAGCCACCTCATCTCGTACAAACTCCGGTGTCACATTCTCGCGAATGGCGATGTATTCCATTTCGGAGGTGATGATACCCTTACGCGCATAATGCATTTGAGTGACATTGTTGTCTTTTTTTGCCCGTAGAGGTTTCCTTTGGAGTGCTGGAAATACTTCAGCTAATGCTTTACCGTTGGTATTGCCGTTATCCTCGGGTTGTATGGTTCTTCCTTCATAGGTTTCTGTATCTCCTCGTTCTTCAATCCAGCGTAAACGATTGGGTTGTAACCCTTGACGGATATCGGTATGAATTTCTGTGTCCGTGTAAGCTCCGCTAGTGTCATAGACATGGATAGGTGCATTCTCTTCTTCTCCGTGAATGCCCGATGTTGGACTGAGTGTGATCTCGCGCATCGGTACTTGAATGTCTGTACGTGAACCCTGTACATATACTTTTTTACTTGCTGGGAAAGCCGATAGGTTAATTTGATCTTTTTTCATTTCGCTTGACATCTCATTTCCTCCTATATAAAGGTGATTTGATCAAGCGGAGCAAATTCTATTCCTATAGAAAAAGACTGCATCTGAGTAAGAGGCAGTCTTAGAGTAGACAAATAGAAATAGAACTCCAATTCCTCCGCTGGCATTATCCAGATCAGGTTTGACGGTCGATAGTTACAACTATCCTCTCAGCCTGGTCCCACCAAGCTCCCGTAATATATAATTGCTAAACAAAGTATAACCAATTAGTAAAGAATATCCAAGTTTAATTTAAACCGTCAACATGACTTATTCTACAATATGGATAAGGCCAAGGCACCCAATGATTATTCGTACTTCATTATCACACGGAGGTATTTAAACTCGGATCATTAACAACCTTATGCGAAGCACGTGGCTTGCCGCTGAGTGAGAGATAAGTCCACATCCTAAGAAGTCTCTCGATTGGACCGTTCTTAAATCGTCGTAGTAGCAGGCTCGTTAGTACAGCCTGTACAGTATATATGAGCAGGGCCAATAGAAAGCCGTTCACAATGCCGATTTGTCCGAACCAACCCAGCCCATAACCATAAAATAAGGTCGTACAAATGACAGTTTGCATCAAATAGTTCGTCATCGACATGCGACCGACCGATTCAAACGCCGATACGAGCACTGATCGCTTCGATAAGTGCGATAGCACCAGTGCTAGTGCAAAAATATATCCAAGTGCGAGAAGCTGCCCTCCCGCCGTAAGGAATACGCCGCTCCAAGGGGATTGTGGTTGGAGTTCAGCTATGCTCTTAAACGCTAGACCAAGCGGCAGAAGGATCGCCGTCGCCCACACGTATCTACGTCTTTCTCGCCGCGGATTGTGAAACCACTGTTTGCTTGCAGCGGCAATCCCGAACAAGAACATCGGAAGCAGCAGGAACGGTGTGAAGAACATCACGATAATTATAGCGCCTGGCGGCAAATCAAGCGGATCCTCGTTAAAGCGAAACTTAGTAATCTCTTGATAGGTCCCCTCACCATAGACTTCAATAGATGTTGCGACATACTGCTGCATCCGCGCTTCTTCTTTAACTGTCTTCTTCTCGATACCATAGCTTAGGCCCGCCATCAATATGCTCAGTATGATTCCCCATATCATTAGCGTCTTCGGCTTCCTCTTAACGAATAGTAGCAAAGTAAAGCCCGTTACCCCGTAGGCTAGTAAAATGTCGCCCTCCCATAGTAATAGGCTGTGCATCAAGCCTAACGCAATGAGCATGAAGAAGCGCCGAGCTAACACCCATCCAGGCTTTAAGTTACGCTTCACCAAGCTTCCCCGAAGCTTATATAAGCTATAGCCAAACAGGAACATAAAGATCGGCATAAAACTTCCGACAACTGTAATTTTCAGTATATGATGAAATATCGTGTCCAAGCTTGTAGGGTTAAATTGTTGTAGTTCCCCTTGTCCGTACATCCCATACTGGAAAATGAGCATATTTGCAATAAGTATACCGAGTAAGCAGAAGCCGCGAATCGCATCTATAACGCGAATGCGGTTTCCTGTGTCTATTTGATTCATCTTTACTATCACCTCTCTTACAATCATAATCAATCAAGCTGAACAGCTAAGGAACAGAACCATAACATGAACTTAACTTTTTATAACTCTGTTCAACAGATGTTAAGGTTTATATGCTAGCATTACATCAGGTGATGAAGAATGAATATGAATAAAATAGTTATCGTTGATGATGAACCCTCTATTGTAAAAATGCTGCAACTTGTGCTCCAAAAGGAAGGATTTCACCAATTATATACAGCTGGAACCTGCCAAGAAGCACTCGATACGATTGCTCGTAACGGAGCTGATATCGTTCTGCTCGATGTTATGCTACCGGACGGTAGTGGTTTTGAATTATGTTCGCAAATACGCCAATTAGGCAACCCACATATTTTATTTTTGACTGCCAAGGTGTCTGATCTGGACGTTCTGACTGGATTCGCGATGGGTGGCGATGATTACATTACGAAGCCGTTTAATCCGCTTGAGATAGCCGCCCGCATTAAGGCTCGTCTGCGGCGCATTGATGAGATTGGCAAACCTGTGGCAAGAAACAATACTGTGGCACAAACTGTGTATAGCTATGGCCGCTTTCAATTAAATGAAGCTGCAGGGGAGCTACTTGTAGATGGTGCTGTTGTTACCTGTCCGGCTCAAGTGTTTCAGCTGTTATTGTATTTCTGCAAAAATCCCGGCATTGTCTTCTCTAAAGCGCAACTATATGAAGCCGTGTGGAGTATCGATGGACTTGGAGATGATAATACCGTGATGGTCCATATTCGCCGCATTCGTGAACGGATTGAGCATGATCCGAGTTTGCCTACCCATCTGCTGACTGTCCGCGGACTAGGCTATAAGCTGGCTAAGGAGCCGATCAACGTATGAAGATACAGCGTAGGATGGCTTTCCATTTTACATACCAACTGATTGTGTACTCGGTTCTCATAATCATCTCGATGACGATACTCTTCCTAGTCTTGATTAATAAAATCACAAATGATGAGCTTAAACGTAACCTTCCCGTGGCTGCGCTTGATTCCGTCATAAGCGAAACTTACTATCAGAATGATAAGATTAAGTTCTCCTCTCATTGGAATAAGTTCATTAAGGAAAAAAACATGTGGTTGCAGATCCTCGGATCTAAAGGGGACGTCATTTATGAAGTGAATACGGATTCAGATCAGCCCACAGCTTATTCGGTCACTCAGCTGCTAACGCTTCAAGAAACGGGGAAATACAATCATTACTTCGTTAATATGAAGCTGGATAACTCGTATGAATCGCCTCTATTATTCCTACTCGGCTTTGAGAATCCTCGTCAGGAGCAGCTCGCGTTGTGGTACGACAGCTATCAGGAGGACGGACTCGTTGCCGAAGGTTATAAGGAAGCAATGCTCAAGCAACTAAAGGAGACAAACAGTTACTTAACGATCGTCAATCTGGAGGGTGAAAGCATTCAAACGATTGGCAAACCCTCATCCTCTATGGATAGCTACGAGCCACTGGAGATCTTATCGATGAAGCAGGCCCCTGGAAATTTCGATACGAATGTGGTCGTTTATCAATCAGATAAGAATGCAATGACATGGATAGTTCATACCCCCAATCAACCAGGAAGTTTCAACGATCAGCCTATTTTGAAAGAGTTCATTCATATCTTCATTTGGGTAGCCGGCTCGATTCTCGTGTTGTCACTCTCCATTTCAATCTGGCACGGCTATCGTTACGGTCAGCCGCTTATTCTGTTTACAGGGTGGTTCGAGCGAATGGGTAAAGGGCTCTATGCGGAAGTGCTCACGCCGAAAGATCGTCGCAGGGTGTTTCGTAAAAATGGTAAGCTCCGTATCCGTTATCGTCTATATCGGGAGGTCATTCAATCCTTCTATCAAATGGCCGAGCAGCTCGCACAAACAGAGAAAGATCGCTTCCAATTAGAGAAGACCCGTGAGGAATGGATGAGTGGTATTTCGCATGACCTGCGAACGCCTCTATCGACTATACAGGGTTATGGCTACATTTTGGAAAGCTCGCCAGCGGTTTGGAGTCAAGAGGAACTTCAGGAGATGGGCAAGATGATTCGTGAGAAGAGTGACTACATGCTGGACCTGATCACCGATTTTTCACATATTTATCAATTAAAGCAAGGTGCTATATTCATGGATCAGCATGATATCGAGCTTGGTGAGCTAACGCGTAGATCAGTTCTAAAATATGTGAATGACGTGACGCTTGCAA
The nucleotide sequence above comes from Paenibacillus sp. IHBB 10380. Encoded proteins:
- a CDS encoding sensor histidine kinase; protein product: MKIQRRMAFHFTYQLIVYSVLIIISMTILFLVLINKITNDELKRNLPVAALDSVISETYYQNDKIKFSSHWNKFIKEKNMWLQILGSKGDVIYEVNTDSDQPTAYSVTQLLTLQETGKYNHYFVNMKLDNSYESPLLFLLGFENPRQEQLALWYDSYQEDGLVAEGYKEAMLKQLKETNSYLTIVNLEGESIQTIGKPSSSMDSYEPLEILSMKQAPGNFDTNVVVYQSDKNAMTWIVHTPNQPGSFNDQPILKEFIHIFIWVAGSILVLSLSISIWHGYRYGQPLILFTGWFERMGKGLYAEVLTPKDRRRVFRKNGKLRIRYRLYREVIQSFYQMAEQLAQTEKDRFQLEKTREEWMSGISHDLRTPLSTIQGYGYILESSPAVWSQEELQEMGKMIREKSDYMLDLITDFSHIYQLKQGAIFMDQHDIELGELTRRSVLKYVNDVTLANVEFQYEGDDQPVPVIGNEKWLQRLMDNLLSNAVKHNSSGVTITVVCGMLNDEAFIQVSDNGRGMDEETIGKLFERYYRGTNTEETTAGSGLGMSIAKMVVEAHLGRIDIRSTIGRGTTIFVYFPIK
- the thiC gene encoding phosphomethylpyrimidine synthase ThiC, which produces MSSEMKKDQINLSAFPASKKVYVQGSRTDIQVPMREITLSPTSGIHGEEENAPIHVYDTSGAYTDTEIHTDIRQGLQPNRLRWIEERGDTETYEGRTIQPEDNGNTNGKALAEVFPALQRKPLRAKKDNNVTQMHYARKGIITSEMEYIAIRENVTPEFVRDEVARGRAIIPSNINHPESEPMIIGRNFLVKINANIGNSAVSSSIEEEVEKMRWATRWGADNIMDLSTGKNIHTTREWIIRNSPVPIGTVPIYQALEKVNGKAEDLTWEVYRDTLIEQAEQGVDYFTIHAGVLLRYIPLTAERMTGIVSRGGSIMAAWCLAHHQENFLYTHFEDICEIMKSYDVSFSLGDGLRPGSIADANDEAQFAELETLGELTAMAWSHDVQVMVEGPGHVPMHLIKENMDKQLEICNEAPFYTLGPLTTDIAPGYDHITSAIGAAMIGWFGTAMLCYVTPKEHLGLPNKEDVREGVITYKIAAHAADLAKGHKGAQDRDNALSKARFEFRWRDQFHLSLDPERALEYHDETLPAEGAKTAHFCSMCGPKFCSMRISHDIRDSTRAHKQEEQETIEAGMLAKAQEFKKSGSGIYQ
- a CDS encoding response regulator transcription factor codes for the protein MNMNKIVIVDDEPSIVKMLQLVLQKEGFHQLYTAGTCQEALDTIARNGADIVLLDVMLPDGSGFELCSQIRQLGNPHILFLTAKVSDLDVLTGFAMGGDDYITKPFNPLEIAARIKARLRRIDEIGKPVARNNTVAQTVYSYGRFQLNEAAGELLVDGAVVTCPAQVFQLLLYFCKNPGIVFSKAQLYEAVWSIDGLGDDNTVMVHIRRIRERIEHDPSLPTHLLTVRGLGYKLAKEPINV
- a CDS encoding DUF418 domain-containing protein, producing MNQIDTGNRIRVIDAIRGFCLLGILIANMLIFQYGMYGQGELQQFNPTSLDTIFHHILKITVVGSFMPIFMFLFGYSLYKLRGSLVKRNLKPGWVLARRFFMLIALGLMHSLLLWEGDILLAYGVTGFTLLLFVKRKPKTLMIWGIILSILMAGLSYGIEKKTVKEEARMQQYVATSIEVYGEGTYQEITKFRFNEDPLDLPPGAIIIVMFFTPFLLLPMFLFGIAAASKQWFHNPRRERRRYVWATAILLPLGLAFKSIAELQPQSPWSGVFLTAGGQLLALGYIFALALVLSHLSKRSVLVSAFESVGRMSMTNYLMQTVICTTLFYGYGLGWFGQIGIVNGFLLALLIYTVQAVLTSLLLRRFKNGPIERLLRMWTYLSLSGKPRASHKVVNDPSLNTSV